A window of Flavobacterium psychrophilum genomic DNA:
TTTGAATCTTTAAAGGATACCGAAACCCTAAAAGCTTTTTTTGCGAAAAATTTCCCATCTACTATAGAAGTGATACCAAATCTCGTGGAAGATTTCTTTAGAAATCCTACAAGTACCTTGGTTACAATGAAGTGTTACCCGTGGACGTATGAAGATAAGGTGGCGCTTATTGGTGATGCTGCGCATGCTATTGTTCCTTTTTATGGTCACGGTATGAATGCCGGTTTTGAAGATGTAACGATATTGAACCAGATGATGCATCAATATGGCGACGACTGGAAGACTATATTTAAGGAGTACGAAAAAAGTCGCAAGCCAAATGCAGATGCAATAGCAGAACTTTCGTACCGTAATTTTATGGAAATGAGGTCTAAAACGGCTGACGCTAATTTTCATCTCCAAAAGAAGATTGAAAAACGCTTCTCTGAAAAATATCCTGACAAATGGCTTCCTTTATATAGTAGGGTAACTTTTAGTTTTAGGCCCTATGCAGAAGCCCTTGCTATCGGGGATCGCCAAAAAGCGATTATGGATGAAGTAATGAAGCTGGAAGGTATAGAACAAAAATGGGATACTCAGGAAGTGGATGACAGAATTATTGAACTATTGGCAGAATAATTAGAATCATATGTTAATATATAGGTGTCGGGCTTTTGTCCGGCATTTTATTTTTAGTATATTTATATAAGGTAATCAATTCGGTTGAATTTGTTGCGCGCGCTGTGTTAATCTGGCTGGATGTATTAGCGAAGGCAGGAAAATGTCCGATGAGTATTACACCAAATGGGTAAATAATAATGAGCTATTGTTGCCATATGGTTAAATTGACTTTTTCCCTGCTCTAAAACGTTTTTATTTGGTGGTGTTACGTCAAAAATTTTATGTTTGGAGTGAGTTGTTTTTATAAATTCTCTTTAAATACAGACAATCAGATAATTTACAATGCCTGCACAATAAATGATAATGATTTGTGTTATTTGTATAGAATACGTCTTTAATTCAATTATTTAATAATTAATATTAGTTTTAAAGTAATTAAAATAGATAAAGTGTAGGAAATTTATTTAAGCTAAAGGTTCACTTAAGTTTATGTTTGCAATAAATTATTGTTAAGAATTGATAAAAAAAACCAATTTATTTTTTTTTATGGCTTAATGATATAAATTTGCCAATCTTATACAAAGAAAATTTTAACAATAAGAAACTATTATTAAAAAATCAGAAAACTAAAATTTTAAAAAAAAATGGCAAACGCATCTATTCAGAAGGTTGAGAAAAAGGAAGGATCAGGATCTAACATTTTCGCTGGTTTAGCGATGGTACTATGTATAGTGGTAGGAATCCTTGTATGGAAATTTATAATGGGAGCTCCTTCGAATTTCCAGGATAACAATCCAGACGGACATCCACTACCGGGTAACTATCTTGCGATGGTTTACAAAGGTGGATATGTTGTACCAGTACTTATGGGTCTGTTCTTAATGTCGGTTGTGTTTTCAATCGAGCGTTTCTTTGTTATTGGCAAAGCAGCAGGAAAAGGAAATGTTGAATCTTTCTTAAGAAAAGTTCAGTCTCAAATCAGTGCAGGTAACATTAACGAAGCTCTTGCTGAGTGTGACAAACAACAAGGTACAGTTGCTAACGTTGTTAAAGCTGGTTTATTAAAATACGAAGAAGTTAAAAGAGAAGGTTTTGACAGCGAAAGAGCTGAAGCTGCTATCCAGCAGGAAATTGAGCAGGCTACTTCATTAGAAATGCCAATGCTTGAGAAAAACCTTGTAATTATCTCTACACTAGTATCTGTTGGTACGCTAATGGGTCTATTAGGAACGGTAACAGGTATGATCAAGGCGTTCTCTGCTCTAGGTGCAGGTTCTACTCCGGATTCATCTCAGCTTGCAAACGGTATCTCTGAGGCGCTTATCAACACTGCTACAGGTATTGGTACTTCTGCGCTTTCAATTATCGCTTACAACATCTTTACGTCTAAAATTGACAAACTTACTTACTCTATCGATGAGGCTGGATTTACAATTGTACAAACGTACAGAAGATTCAGATCTCGTGCTAACCAGGCATAATCAATAGAAAAGTATAACAAATATTGTGGGATTGAAAGTGTACTAATGTGCACTTTCAATATCCATAAGCTAATAAAAATCAATAATGGCTAAAGTAAAAATATCAAAGAAGAGTACTAGGATAGACATGACCGCGATGTGCGACGTGGCGTTCCTTCTGCTATCTTTCTTTATTATGACAGCTACTGCAAAACAGCCAGAGCCAAAACCGGTAGATACACCGGCTTCTACAGTAATTGATAAGTTACCGGATGAAGGCGTGGCAGTAATCACAGTAGGTGAAAAACAAGCATTTCTTACCATTCCGGGTGCAGATGTTAGAAGAAAGACGCTTGAGCGTATTTCTGCGAAATATAATGTAGCCTTTACAGAAGATGAGTATAAAACTTTTGCTTCTATGGAAGGTTTTGGTGTGCCGCTTAATGAACTTAAAGGTCTTTTAAAACTGGAAGCTGCTAAAAGAAATGAAGCAGGTGTACAGAAAGGTATTCCTTATGATTCTATCAATAACCAATTAGGTGACTGGATAAAATTCACTAGGGAAGCTGAGAAAGAAAAACTTGATGAGGAAATTGCTGCGGGTAAAGAGGGTGTAGTATATAAAGATCTTGACGTTGCTATTAAAGGCGATGCTAAAGAAGACTACCCGACTATCAAAAGGATTATTGATATCCTTCAGGAGCAAAAGAAAAACAGGTTCTTCTTAGTAACCGGTTTAAGAGATGAAAACTTTTAATTTTATAAACACACTATAAAATGGCAGAATTAAATACTGGCGACGGCGGTGGCAAGAAAGGCAAAGTAAGAAGTAAAAAATCGAATCCCGGAGTCGACTTAACTGCGATGGTGGATTTGGCTTTCCTTCTTATTACATTCTTTATGCTTACCACTACGTTAGCTAAGCCGCAGTCAATGCCGCTTGCTATGCCGGATAAAAATAAAGATAATCCTGAGCCAACTAAGATTCCTGAAGAAAGACTTTTGACGGTTCTTATTGGCAAGGATAATAAATTAATGTGGTACCGAGGTAAGTTTGAAACTCCTGTTGAAGCACCTACCGAAGCTCAATTTGGTAAAGATGGTATTCGTAAAGATTTACTTAAGCAAATTGAATTAGGTAAAGCTATCGCAAAAAGAGATGGTGGTAAAGAAGGAGATGGACTTATTGTGAACATTAAAGCAAGCGATAAAGCAAGTTATAAAAATCTTGTAGATATGCTTGACGAGATGGCAATCACGCATCCTCAGCTTTATGCTATAGGTGATATTACACCGGGAGAAATTGACCTGTTAACCAAATCGGGTTTATACTAGACCTGGTAGCTACTTAAAAAATAATATTATGTCAAAACTGAATATATTTAATAAGTCTTGGGTTGATATGGTTTTCGAAGGCCGTAACAAAACGTACGGTGCTTACCAGCTTCGTACAGAAAATCCAAAGACTACCGTAAAGGCGCTTATTATAGGAGCTGTATTGTTTACAGCGCTTATTGCTACGCCAAAAGCGGTTGAGTATTTTAGTGGTCTTACTGAGACTGCTGAAGAAGATCAAACGGACAAGATCATTGAGGTGATCGATCTTCCGCCACCACCGGAAGAGGCTCCACTACCTCCGCCTCCACCACCGGTAGAACAGCAACAGGCTCCTAAGTCTATTGTTGAAGAGGTAAAGCTTAAGCCGCTTGTAGCTGCTAAGAAAGAAGAGGTTCCAGAAGATCCTCCTAAAACTGAACAGTTTAAAGAAGCTGACCCAAGTTCAAGAAATGCTGAAGCAAGCCCAACTGGTGATATCAATATTGGTAAACCATCAGGAGATCTTGATAAAGGTGTTGAAGCACCGGATAACGGTATCTATAATTCTGCAGGTCTTCAGGTTCAGCCTGAATTCCCCGGAGGTATGGCTGCTTTTTACAAGTATGTTAACAACAACTTCAGAATCCCTGAAATTGACCAGAATATGACGGCTAAGATCTATGTATCTTTCGTTGTTGAAAAAGATGGCTCATTAACAGCTATCAAAGTATTAAGGGATCCGGGTTACGGATTAGGTAAAGAAGCTGAGCGTGTACTTAAATCACTTAAAATTAAGTGGTCTCCAGGTATACAAAACGGTAAACCTGTTAGGGCTTCATATAACCTTCCTATTACTATTAACATTAAGTCATAAGGAAATAAGAGATGCTTTCAAAAAGAAAATCTCAAGAACAAACACAGAAATCGCCCTTACAGCGATTTCTGTTTGTTTTAGGTATAGTGTTTTTCCTGATGTATTTTGTTTTGGGTATGATGATAATATTCTGGAAGGAAATTCCGTTAACCCTGACATACAATGGAAGACTGGCAATGGGTATACTGCTTATAGTGTATTCTTTTTACAGATTTATCAGATTATTACAAAATAATAGACAATGAAACACACATATAGGTTAGCTGTAATGCTGATTGTAGCAAGCGTTGCGGTTTTATCCTGCAAAGGTGATGGAACATCAGGCGGTAAAAGGAAATCGGGAACTACGATTGCCGGAAAAACAGTTCTTTTAGTAGATAATACAGTTCAGCCAATTGTTGAAGATGTGCTTGCTGTTTTTCACAGTGTTTACGACAGAGCTAATGTTATTCAGGTTAATAAAACCGAAAATGAACTGTTAGGTGCACTTCTTAAAGATTCGGCTACTGTGGTTATAATGCCAAGGTTGCTGACTGATGAAGAAAATGTACATTTTGGTAAGCGAAAAATAACGCCAAAAGTTACACCTTTTGCTTCAGATGCTGTAGCTTTCATAACCAATAAATCAGCTAAAGATACTGTTGTTAACTTAGCAGAAATCCTGAAAGTTCTTAAAGGTGAGTCATCTTATAAAGTGCAAAAACTGGTGTTTGATAACGCAAATTCTAGTACAGTACAATTACTTTTGAAGGAGGCAGGCATAAACAAAGTAGCACAAACTAATATCTATTCGCTTAAGACCAACGAGGAGGTTATAAAATATGTGCATAATACTCCCGGAGCAGTGGGGATAGTTGGGGTAAACTGGCTGTCACAACCGCCACAATCGTTGGCAGAAACTGTGTCAGATATTGTAGTTTTGGGTGTGGATAATGTTAAAATTGATAAGGGTGCTAAAAAGTACTATAAACCGTCTCAGAGTAATATAGCGACAGGTTTTTATCCATTAATCAGAAAGCTATATGTGTTAAATTACAGTGGCGTTGACGATTTAGGCACGGGGTTTGCAAATTACATAGGAGCATTTGAAGGACAGCGTATAATCCTGAAGTCAGGATTGCTGCCCGTAGAGATACCTGCAAGGGAAATCGAAGTGCGTAGTAAATTATAATTGCAATTTAAATCAGAACAAGTAGAATAATAAAATAATACAAATGAAAGACTTGAAATTTATCGGACTATCGTTGTTTGTTTTTGGGGTTGCATCTGCTCAGGATGTAAACGAAGCAAAAAAAGCAATTGATGCCGAACAATACCAAAAAGCAAAAACTATTTTAAAATCACTGGTAACATCATCGCCTGATGAAGGAAAAAATTATTTCCTTTTAGGAGATCTTTACCTTAAACAGACAGTGAATGATTCTGCTGCAATTTATTTTAATAAAGGTAAAGCAGTTAAAAAAGATTCAGAATACAACACTATTGGTTTAGGTCAGCTTGATCTTGATAATAATGATGTTGCTGCTGCACAAGCTAAATTTGCTGCTGTTGAAAAAGAACTTGGAAAGAGGGATGTTGAGCAGCTTATTTATATAGGCCGTGCTTACATAAATGCAGACAAGCCTGATTATAAAAAAGCAATCGAAGTTCTTAAAAGAGCTATCGCCAAAGATCCTAAATCAGCACAGGCTTACCTAAGCCTTGGAGATGCTTTTTATGGTGACAGAAACCAAAACGAAGCTTATTCTGCATACCGTAACGCGCTTCAGTATGATAGCACTTTATTAAGAGCTAAACTTCAGTTAGCAGTTATTACTAAAAATACAAGAGCTGCGTTCCCGGAAGCGGTGAAAGCGTTTGATGCCATTGTTGCAACAAACCCTAACTACGGACCGGTATACAGGGAACTTGCTGAAACATATTATATCTGGGGTGTAACAAATCCTGCTAAAAAAGCAGAATATAACCCTAAAGCCTTAGGGTACTACGAAAAGTACATGACACTTACTGATTATTCATTAGATTCACGTATGAGACATGCTGACTTCCTTCTTCTTACAGGTGACTATAAAGCACTTGAAGCTGAAGCTCAGAAAATGCAGCAAATGGATAAAGTAAATCCAAGGATACTTCGTTACCTGGCATATTCACTTTACGAGAATGGTAAGTTCACAGAAAGTTCTGCTGCTATGAAAGAATGGATTGCTAAAGCAGATCCTAAGCGTATCATTGCACGTGACTACCTTTACCTTGGTCTTGCTAATCTTGCTTCAAGTGTTGGGCAGGATGATAAAGGAAATGCTATTATAACGAACCAGGCATCGTTTGATGAGGCTATTGCTAACATCAGAAAAGCGGCTGAGACAGATATCAATATCACAAACGAGTTCAATACTGTAGGTCAGAAATTATTCAAACAAAAACTTTACGGTCCTGCTGCTGTGGTATTTGAAGTTGCAACTTCAAACCCGGACAACCCGAACCTAATGCTTGATAGCTTCTACCTTGCTTACTCTGTATATTATGATCACGTGAACAAATCACCTGAAGCGCAGAAAACAAATGTTGAAAACCTTAAGAAAGCAGATGTAGCACTTGCTAAAGTTATAGAACTTAATGCTCAGGCTCAGGATGCTTACCTTTACAGGGCTAAAGTAAACAGGTATATCCAAACTCCGGAGTCGTTAAAAACTATGGCTGAGTCTTACGATCAGTATATTACTATTGTAACTGCTGCAGGTCAGGCTGAAGTAACAAAACAAAAAGCGAACCTGCTTGATGCTTACGCAAATGCAGGTGCGTACTATGCAGTTACTGATAAAGCTAAGGCTTCAGACTACTTCAACAAAGCTCTTGCGTTAGATCCTAACGATGAGTTCGTGAAAAGCCAATTGAAAGCACTGAAATAATATTTCTTTCATAACTACAAAAACCGATGGCATTGCCGTCGGTTTTTTATTTGCTTAAAATAAAGGGATTAATGCTTATCTTTGCACCCTGTTTGAAATATCATGCTGAAGAAGGAAATACAAATATTAGTAGAAAAAGGTGAGATGCTTCCGTTAATGGAAGAATTCTACACCATACAGGGAGAAGGGTACCATACCGGTACAGCTGCATACTTTATCCGCGTAGGCGGATGTGATGTTGGTTGTCATTGGTGCGATGTGAAAGAGAGCTGGAATGCAGAACTGCATCCGCCTACAAACACCGATGTTATTGTGGCAAACGCTGCAAAATACTGCAAGACAATTGTAGTGACAGGTGGAGAACCACTAACATGGGATATGGGGCCACTTACACATAAGCTGAAAGAGCAGGGTTTAAGGGTGCATATAGAAACATCGGGCGCTTATAAACTTTCCGGTACATGGGACTGGATTTGCCTTTCCCCTAAAAAGACAAAATTACCAACAGAAGATGTGTATGCACATGCGCATGAACTGAAAATGATTATACACAATAAGCACGATTTTGTTTTTGCAGAAGAACAGGCTGCTAAAGTAAATGGCAATGCTATACTTTTTCTTCAGCCTGAATGGAGTAAAAAAGAAGAAATGACGCCGCTTATTGTAGAGTATGTAATGAATAATCCAAAATGGAGAGTATCTTTACAAACGCATAAGTATTTAAATATACCATAATAGTAAACCAACTTAAACAATTAAAAATGAAAAAAGTAGTATTAGCAGCCATTTTTATGCTGGTTGCGCAAATTGGAATGGCTCAGGCAACAGATGCAATGAAAGCTGATGTAAAGAAATTTCTTCAATTATCAGGAGCAACTGCACAGTTAGAAGCTGCGAAAAAACAAGTTCTGACTATGATCCCTGCTGAAAAGCAAGCTGAATTTACAAAAGAATTTGATGCCTCTCTTGCTCCGGTTCTTAAATTTCAGGAAGAATATTACCTTCAGGAATTCACTGCTGATGATCTTAAGCAGATGATCAAATATTATGAATCACCTATCGGTAAAAAGTTTGCGCAGAAATCTGCAGGTTTAACCGAAGCGAGTATGCCGGTTATTCAGGAATGGAGCCAAAGCCTTCAGCCATTGGTTATGAAATATATGGGACAATAATTTATTCCATGAAGAGAAAGCCCGGACCATGGTCCGGGCTTTTCTTTTTTATGACAGCCTTGCCAGATAATCATAATGCTTACCTTCAATAATCAGCTCACAATTTAATCCGTTAGCATGTGCGGCATTCTGTAGTGTGTTATAGTCGATGTAAATCCATTCAAACGGTTCTTCTTTCTGATTTTTATAGGACATATTAAACGTTATCTCTCCGTAATATTCCACATCCGACGGAATCCATTTGCCTCCATCCTCATCTTCGTCGAACATGTATATAATGTCTGACGAATCAATTAGTATTTGCCCGCCTTCATTAAGAAGCGATTTTAGCTTTTGCAGATAATCAGATACCTTACTTAGCTTACCAAATATTCCGGTGCCGTTCATTAATAGTATGATCGTATCAAATTTCTCATTTTCCAGTTTCATCATATCTACAACACGGGTATCGTTTATGCCGCGTAAACTGCATGTTTCTATGGCAGCTGGCGAAATATCTATGGCTGTAACTTTCAGCCCGCGTTCATTTTGCAGATATAATGAATGGCTCCCCGCGCCGCACCCTATATCTAAAACATGGCCTTTTGCCAGCTGAAGTGCTTTCTTTTCTAATTTCGGCATTTCGTTATATGATCTGAAAAGATAGGCAACGCTCATCTCATCTTCTTCAGATATAGATGTTTCGGTAATAAGGTTTTCCGGATTGTTACCGGTTTGATAGTCTAAGATAGCTTTTCCGAAAAGGTCTTTCATTTTTTTATACTTTTGCCTGATGATTGATAAATGCTCTGAGTGATGGATGATTTTTTGAAGCAGCTCCCAAAGCTTGCCAAAGATAAGCATAATGAAAACAAAAAGTTTTTTGATAAGCTTAAAAAGAAAGCGCCTAAAAATTTAGACTACATCATGCAGGAGCTGCATGACAAAGAGTTTAAAAAAACGGACTGCTTAACCTGTGCCAACTGTTGTAAAACAACAGGGCCTTTATTTACTATTGCCGACATTGAGCGCATATCTAAGCATTTCCGCCAAAAGCCACAGCAGTTTATAGATAAGTACCTGCGCATAGACGAAGATAAAGATTATGTATTGCAAAGCGTACCCTGTACTTTTTTGGATAATGAGAACTATTGCATGATCTATGACGTCAGACCAAAGGCGTGCCGTGAATTTCCGCATACCGACAGGAAAAAATTTCAACAAATAAGCAATCTCACATTACAAAACGTAGCTATTTGTCCGGCAGCCTACAATATTGTGGAAGAAATGAAAAAGAAAATTGTTTAGTTTTGTTTGCTAATTGAAGGTAATGTCAAAATTTACAACATTAAAACCAACGCTATATACAAAGCAGCTTAAAGATACAGTTCAGTTCTATACCTCTGTTCTTGGTTTTGAGTGTGCTGATTTTGACGAAAGTCGGGGGTGGGCATTTGTCGTGAAAGACGATGTTGAAATAATGTTTGCCTATCCTAGGGAGCACATACCTTTTGATGGTCTGCATTTACAGGATCATTATATATTCATACAGACAATGTAGATGATCTTTGGGTTAAATATAAAGATGTCTGCAAGGTTTGTTACGATCCTGAAAATTTTGAATACGGCATGCGTGAGTTTGCTGTTTATGATAACAATGGCTATTTGCTGCAATTTGGCCAGCAGCTGATTAATCACCATCTATGAAAACATTAAAAAAACTTTTGGTTATGGCTTTGGTGTCGGTGGTAATAGCAACAGGCATATTTTTTATAAACAGTACTGTTATAAAAAACAGCTTTGCCGACAAAGTTTTAGAAATTTTAGTTTTAGCTATTCCGGTATTTATAGTACTAGCTCTATTGCTGTATGTAAATAAAGCATTGGTAAAATCGGTAAGGGGTATTAAAAATAAAAAGCCTTCCGGTGAGGGAGGGCTTTAAGGTTTAGGCTGCAGCTTCTTCGTGGTGTTGTTTTAATTCTTCAACAACGCCGCTAATGCTTTGCAGTTTGTCTTCTATATATTCCAGTAATCCTTCGATACGGTCTCTCAGGTCGCTGAAAAATTCGATAATATGATCTACATATCCTTTCAGTTTTTCAATAAACTGGATAATGTATTGTACTATGTTGTCAATTTTGTCTGATATGTTCATGGCTTGTTGTTTTTGATGATTATTACAACTGAAAATTACAAAAGAGTATTGGTACACCATAACACTTTGTAAAAACATTAAGAAATATTCTTATTCGGCATATATAAGATACTTCTTTCTAATCACTTTAAATTTAGTAAGACCGTCTTCCCAGCTCTCTCTTATCTGATCTTCAGACTTTCCGCTAACAATCTGTTCCTGTAGTTTTGTTGTTCCGGCAAGTTTAGTAAAGAATGGAATAAAGAATTTTGACTTATCAGTCGTATTGTTATATGCTTTGATCAGCCATTTCAATTCAAGCCTTTTTACCTTTTCGGCTTTAGATAGATCTTCACCAAAACATTTAATTCCTTTAAGAGGAGGTTCTTTAGATCCAACATTTGGTTGCGGAGTAAACGAATAAGTGAATTTTGCTTCGGGCAGGTTAGGAGAACCATAAATCTGGAATTGTTTTTCCGTTCCTCTTCCTAAACTAATATTGGTTCCTTCAAAAAAGCAAAGACTGGCATATAGGTTTATAGCCTGGTCGTTTGGTAAATTAGGAGAAGGCTTAACCGGTAAATGATAAGGCATGTTTCGGTTATAGTTAGAACAACCGATAACTGTCAATTTGCAGGGCGTAGTGTTTTTTGTCCACTTTTCACCGTTTATCATTTGGGCATATTCGCCAATAGTCATGCCGTGCAACACGGGTATGGCATGTATGCCGATAAAGCTGGTGTTTTCTTTCTCTAAGATCGGGCCGTCAATAATGCCACCATTAGGGTTTGGCCTATCCAATACAATAAGAGGGATGTTATTTTCGGCGCATGCCTCAATGATATAATGCAGGGTAGATATATAGGTGTAAAAACGAGCACCTACATCCTGAAGGTCAAAAACCATCACATCAATTCCTTGCAATTGCTCGTCTTTTGGCTTTTTATTATTGCCATATAACGAAATGATAGGCAGTCCGGTTTGAGTATCCTTACCATCTTTAATAAGTTCTCCGGCGTCTGCTGTACCACGAAAACCATGTTCCGGAGCGTATATTTTTTTGATATCTATTTTTTTGTCGAGTAAAAAATCAACCACAGATATAATCTTTCCGTTATCCGAAGTAACTATTCCTGTCTGATTTGTAACTATGCCAACTTTTTTACCTTTTAATAAGGCAGCATAGTTGTCAAAATTTTCAGCACCTGTAATAATTTCTTTAGAGACAACAGAAGGTGTGGCGTCGGGTGACTTACTAACTTCAGTTGTTGCTGCAGGTATTTCTTTTGCTGTATACGAATTTCCGCAGGCAGCCATCAGTATAAATGAGAATAAAAATGTATTTTTGAATAACGAATAAGATACCATAAGTCAGTTGAATTTAGAATATTTCATAGCCCGCAGGCTGGTTACTGCAAAGAACCATAAAAGTAGTATATCTGCACCAATAATAAAAATAGCCATTATTGCCATAGCGGTTGGTATTATCATGATGATAATTGCCATTGCAACAGGAGTAGGGCTTCAGGATAAGATACGCGAAAAAATCTCGGCGTTCAACGGGCACATCATAATTTCTAACTTTGATGATAACGAATCAGACGTAAGTATAGAGCCGTTATCAATTCGTCAGGATTTCTACCCTAAATTTAAAAATGTAGAAGGCATAGACCATGTGCAGGCTGTGGCTTCTAAAGCAGCAATTATCCGAACCGATAATGCTTTCGAAGGAATTGTGTTTAAAGGAGTAGGTAAAGAGTATAAATGGGATGTACTCGATGAATATATAATTGACGGGCGTAAGCCGAACCTCAAACAAAATTTAAATAACGAGGTATTGCTTTCGCAGTACCTGGCAAACAGGCTGAACCTTAAAGTAGGCAATAAATTTAATACCTACTTTATGAAAGAAGGCGGCAATGGCATGCCCAACCTAAGGGTTTTTCAGTTAGTGGGAATTTATAATTCGGGTTTTCAGGAATTCGACGCTACCTATTTAATAGGTGATATACGTCACGTACAGAAAATCAACAAATGGAGGAATGGCCAGGTAGGAGCTTTTGAAGTCTTTGTTGATGATTTTAATACGATTGAAGAAAAAGGAGATGAAGTGTATAAAGCAATACCGTCTACTTTAAATAGTGTAACCATACAGCAGAAATATTACAATATTTTTGAATGGGTAAAACTGTTTGATATTAATATAATAGTGATTATTGTAATAATGATAGTGGTGTCCACCATTAATATGGTTGTTGCTTTATTAGTGCTGATCCTGGAACGTACCCAGATGGTAGGTATGCTGAAAGCTTTGGGTGCACCAAACTGGAGTGTTAGAAAAATATTTTTATATAATGCGGCTTATCTAATTGTAAAAGGTTTGATGTGGGGTAATGCCATAAGTATTGGATTATTGCTTATTCAGAAATATTTTGGTATCGTAAAACTACCACCGGAGAGTTATTATGTCACGGTGGCTCCGGTAGCCATAGATATACCTGCAATCTTATTGATAAATTTAGGAACAATACTAGTATGCGTAACCCTGTTGTTAATACCATCTTATATTATTACAAAAATTTCTCCGGTTAAGGCGTTGCGTTTTGATTAACCAATATACATAGATATTGAATCCCGGCTGGTCCGGGATTTTTTATTACACCTAAATATAGAGTGTATTTTAGGAGCTATTTCCTGCTGTGCGCTATATCTGCCTCGTTCCTCAGCAGGATGCCGCTTCCATCAGGGCTAGAGAGAACGGTGTTTTATATTTCTCAGGACATTATATTATATATAAGAGAGTGAAATTTGTACT
This region includes:
- a CDS encoding biopolymer transporter ExbD, which translates into the protein MAELNTGDGGGKKGKVRSKKSNPGVDLTAMVDLAFLLITFFMLTTTLAKPQSMPLAMPDKNKDNPEPTKIPEERLLTVLIGKDNKLMWYRGKFETPVEAPTEAQFGKDGIRKDLLKQIELGKAIAKRDGGKEGDGLIVNIKASDKASYKNLVDMLDEMAITHPQLYAIGDITPGEIDLLTKSGLY
- a CDS encoding flagellar motor protein MotA, giving the protein MANASIQKVEKKEGSGSNIFAGLAMVLCIVVGILVWKFIMGAPSNFQDNNPDGHPLPGNYLAMVYKGGYVVPVLMGLFLMSVVFSIERFFVIGKAAGKGNVESFLRKVQSQISAGNINEALAECDKQQGTVANVVKAGLLKYEEVKREGFDSERAEAAIQQEIEQATSLEMPMLEKNLVIISTLVSVGTLMGLLGTVTGMIKAFSALGAGSTPDSSQLANGISEALINTATGIGTSALSIIAYNIFTSKIDKLTYSIDEAGFTIVQTYRRFRSRANQA
- a CDS encoding Fe-S-oxidoreductase; translation: MDDFLKQLPKLAKDKHNENKKFFDKLKKKAPKNLDYIMQELHDKEFKKTDCLTCANCCKTTGPLFTIADIERISKHFRQKPQQFIDKYLRIDEDKDYVLQSVPCTFLDNENYCMIYDVRPKACREFPHTDRKKFQQISNLTLQNVAICPAAYNIVEEMKKKIV
- a CDS encoding 7-carboxy-7-deazaguanine synthase, with translation MLKKEIQILVEKGEMLPLMEEFYTIQGEGYHTGTAAYFIRVGGCDVGCHWCDVKESWNAELHPPTNTDVIVANAAKYCKTIVVTGGEPLTWDMGPLTHKLKEQGLRVHIETSGAYKLSGTWDWICLSPKKTKLPTEDVYAHAHELKMIIHNKHDFVFAEEQAAKVNGNAILFLQPEWSKKEEMTPLIVEYVMNNPKWRVSLQTHKYLNIP
- a CDS encoding methyltransferase, translated to MKDLFGKAILDYQTGNNPENLITETSISEEDEMSVAYLFRSYNEMPKLEKKALQLAKGHVLDIGCGAGSHSLYLQNERGLKVTAIDISPAAIETCSLRGINDTRVVDMMKLENEKFDTIILLMNGTGIFGKLSKVSDYLQKLKSLLNEGGQILIDSSDIIYMFDEDEDGGKWIPSDVEYYGEITFNMSYKNQKEEPFEWIYIDYNTLQNAAHANGLNCELIIEGKHYDYLARLS
- a CDS encoding biopolymer transporter ExbD; this translates as MAKVKISKKSTRIDMTAMCDVAFLLLSFFIMTATAKQPEPKPVDTPASTVIDKLPDEGVAVITVGEKQAFLTIPGADVRRKTLERISAKYNVAFTEDEYKTFASMEGFGVPLNELKGLLKLEAAKRNEAGVQKGIPYDSINNQLGDWIKFTREAEKEKLDEEIAAGKEGVVYKDLDVAIKGDAKEDYPTIKRIIDILQEQKKNRFFLVTGLRDENF
- a CDS encoding transmembrane permease; translated protein: MNLEYFIARRLVTAKNHKSSISAPIIKIAIIAIAVGIIMMIIAIATGVGLQDKIREKISAFNGHIIISNFDDNESDVSIEPLSIRQDFYPKFKNVEGIDHVQAVASKAAIIRTDNAFEGIVFKGVGKEYKWDVLDEYIIDGRKPNLKQNLNNEVLLSQYLANRLNLKVGNKFNTYFMKEGGNGMPNLRVFQLVGIYNSGFQEFDATYLIGDIRHVQKINKWRNGQVGAFEVFVDDFNTIEEKGDEVYKAIPSTLNSVTIQQKYYNIFEWVKLFDINIIVIIVIMIVVSTINMVVALLVLILERTQMVGMLKALGAPNWSVRKIFLYNAAYLIVKGLMWGNAISIGLLLIQKYFGIVKLPPESYYVTVAPVAIDIPAILLINLGTILVCVTLLLIPSYIITKISPVKALRFD